GGTGGTGACCTCTCCACCCTACCTCGGCATGCGCTCCTACCAGCCCGACCAGTGGCTGCGGCTCTGGTTCCTGGGCGGCGAGCCCACGGTCCGCTACATCCATGAGGGCCAGGTGAGCCACCTGCGGGGCGCGTACCAGCGGGACCTGGCGGCCGTCTGGCGGAACGTCGCCGCCCGATGTCGGCCGGGGGCCCGCCTGGTGGTCCGCTTCGGCTGCCTGCCCACCCTGCCCTGCGATCCCCGGCAGGTGCTGGAGGAAACCCTGGTGATGTCCGGTGCGCCCTGGCGCATAGTCGAAGTAACGGGCGCAGGCATCCCGCCCCGTCACCGGCGCCAGGCCGCACAGTTCGAGAAGACCCGCCCCGCCCGAGAGGAGATCGACCTCGTGGCGGAACTGGGAGAGTGAATCCATGCTGCACCCGGACGCGCTGACGGGCATCAAGGAGCAGATCATCCGCCGCGCCGAGGCCGACCGCGTCCTGCTGGACGACCTGCGCCGCGAGGTCAGGCAGCTGGCCGGCAGCGTGCGGGTGGTGCGGTCGCGCGCCTCCACGGCCATCTCGCTGGTGGCCAGTGACGGCGGCAACAACAAGCTGGTCTTCGACCCCTTCTACGTGCAGGTGGTGCGGGTGGTGGACTCCTACGGTAAGGAGCTGCTGGTGGACGTGGTCTCGCCCACCACCGACCCCGACTCCCTGCTGGTGAACCACTTCACCCCGTCCGGCGAGCCCCGCTCCGCCCTGGGCCGGCTGATGGCCGACCTGGGGGTGCGGAGCCTCTCCGCCCTGAGCCACATGATCCCCGACGGCAAGAAGGTGCGGGAGACGCCGGAGCGGGTGAGCCCCTCCTGGGTGCAGGTCTACCGCGACCTCTGCGAGTGGGCGGTGCTCTACGAGCGCATCTGCTACCAGACGTTTGCCACCGACACCCTGATCGTCCGGGACGGCCTGCTCCGCTCCAAGATCTTCCGCGGCGAGGGCTTCATCCGCATGCGGGAACGGATGGAGGAGGCCATCGAGCGGGTCTGGCGGGAGGACCGCCGCCGCGTCTACCTGGTGGGCATCGCCAAGCACAGCCAGGTGCTCACCCGGTACAGCCTCGCCATGGCCATCGAGGAGACCTTCCCCAGCGGGGATGCCCGCTACGTGGCCGTGCCCCGGGAGATGGAGCGGAAGGCCTACACTTGGCAGGAGTGGGCCCGGGGCGCCGAGACCGAGGAGGGAGAGGCGCCCAAGATGGTGGCCGGGGACATGTTCTTCGTCCGATTCGGCCCCAACTTCGGCGACCCGGTCTGGGCGGTGGACATCTTCTCCGCTCAGCGGGACCGGGCTGATGAGATCCTCGGCAACCTGCTCTCCGACGCCCGGGACGGCTTCCCCATTCCCTTCTACCCCCGCTGCCTCCAGCGGGCCCACGAGCACGCACAACTGGCCGACTTCGACTGGGTGATACTGCAGGACCAGGTCCTGGACGCTATCCGGGGTCTGCTCCCCAGCGGGAAGCAGGCCCTGCTGGACGCCTATCGGCTCAGGGCCGACGTCACGGGGGAGAGGTACGGATGACGCTGTTTCCGCGCGAGCAGGTGGTGGGCATCTTCCGCGGCTTCAGCCAGGGCGGCATGGAGTTCCACGCCGACCTGGTGCTCCCGTACCGGAGCGAGTTTCAGTCCATCCCCATGCACGGCCAGTTCCTCGTCGTGCAGCTGGAGCACCAGAACGAAGGTGTGCTGGGGCGCATCACGTCCACCACGGCCGACGGGCGTCTGGCCCAGGGCCAGGGGGAGGACTACGGCCTGCGCGTCATCGCCGAGGACCGGGAGATCCCCGAGGACCTGCGGGACCAGTACCTGAAGTACCGCGTGAACATCCGGGTGCTGGGGGTGCTCCGGGAGGCCGGAGGCAAGATCGTCTTCGCCCCGTCCCAGCGCCGCCTGCCCCACGTGGGCAGCCGGGTCGCCTTCCTCTCGCCGGACCTGCTCCGGGAGGTGGCGGGCCACAACCTGGAAGGCGCCGAGCTGGGCTTCCTGGCCCTGGGCGAGTTCATCTACGCCAAGGGGGACCCGCGCCTCACGCAGGAGGACTGGATGCAGGTGAAGGAGCCGGTCGTGGTGCCGCGCTTCCCCATCCGGCAGCTGGTCTCCCGCCGCTCCTTCGTCTTCGCCCGGGCGGGCTTCGGTAAGTCCAACCTGAACAAGCTGCTCTTCGCCGGCCTCTACGAGGAGACGCCCACGGTATCGAAGCGGGGCGGCCGCCAGGTGCCGGTGGGGACGATCATCTTCGACCCCGACGGCGAGTACTTCTGGCCGGACGACAAGAACCGTCCCGGCCTCTGCGACGTGCCCTACCTGAAGGACCGGATCGTGGTCTTCACCAACCGGGAGGCGCCGAGTCCCTTCTACCGGTCCTTCGTCGCCGGGGGCATCAAGCTGGACATCCGGCGGCTCCGGCCGGCGGACGTGATCTCCATCGCCCTCTCGCCCGAGAAGCAGGACCAGCAGAACGTGCGCAAGCTCAAGGGGCTGAATGACGAGGCCTGGGCGCAGCTGGTGGATGCGATCGCCGAGGAGGGCAACTCCACCGACCTCAACCTGGTGAAGCGGCTGCTCCGCCTGGAAGAGGGACAGGACGCCGAGGCGCTGGCGGCCCGGGCCAACATGACCACCATCGTCAAGATGCTGCACGACCGGTCCAGCCAGATGCTGGACATGCTCCTGGCCGCGCTGAAGCAGGGCTGCATCTGCGTCGTCGACGTCTCGCAGCTGCGGGGGTCGTCGGCCCTGGTGCTCTCGGGGCTGATCCTCAACCACATCTTCCAGCACAACCAGGAGCAGTTCACCCGGGCGGAGCCGGACACGATCCCCACCATCGCCGTGATCGAGGAGGCGCAGTCGGTGCTGGGCCCAGGCGGCGGTTCCGGCGCCGAGCCCTACATCGCCTGGGTGAAGGAGGGGCGCAAGTACGACCTGGGCGCGGTGATGATCACGCAGCAACCGGGCTCCATCGCCACCGAGATCCTCAGCCAGGGCGACAACTGGTTCGTCTTCCACCTGATCTCAGCTGCCGACCTGGCAGCGCTGAAGCGGGCCAACAGCCACTTCAGCGACGACCTGCTCTCGTCGCTGCTGAACGAGCCCATCCCCGGCCACTGCATCTTCTGGAGCAGCAGCGGCGGCAAGCCGTACCCGGTGCCGATCCGGGTCTTCAGCTTCGAGGAGCGCTACCAGGTGCTGGACGCGGACGGAAGCCGGGGGGCGGTTCCGACGTATGCCCAGGAACTGCGGGAGCAGTTCGGGGCCATCCTGGCCAGGCGGGCCGAACCTGCGGCGGGCAGGCAGACGGTGCGGGCGGACGCTGCGCAGGGTGTCTCAGCAGACGGATCGGAGTGGGAGGAGGCTGGGGAAGCAGGCAGCGAGGTTCCGGGCTCCGGCGCCACGGACCTCGGGGGGCCGGATGGAGAGCAGGGTCCAGATGTGCTTAACGAAGCCCTGCGCCGTGCCTTTGCGGCGGCCCGGGGCGACCGGTGGCTGATGCACGACCTCACACACGGTGGCGTGCCCTGGATGCGGGTCGTGCGGGCGATCGAGCACAACTTACCTGACAAGTGGCTTGACCGGAACAACCTCGCCTACCAGAACGTGCGGCGTTTCCTCAATGAGACCTTTGGCGAGGGCAACTGGGGTACGGAGCGGCGGCCCAAGAAGGATGGCAGCGGTGACACGACCTACGTCTTTGTTCACGGGGAGCCAGACGAGTAGCTGTCTGGCCGGCTCCAGTTTCGGGCCCTCTGTGGGGGCGTTTCCTGTGGTCTCACCCAGGGCGGCAGCCGATCCCTGGGCTCCGCGCATTTCAAGTGTACCCCACCCCAGTGACACGCCCTTGTCACTGGGGTGGTTTATCGTAATCGCTGGCAAGCAGGGCTAGCTGCCTGACATAACGAACCGGAATAATGAATACACTGGCTATTATCACCTCCTAAATGACTAAGTTCAGGGGGTATGCGCATGCCGCACAGGTTCCCCGCCAACGCCCGGGTCTACTCCCGCTCACGGCGCCAGGAGGGCATGATCCTCCGGGAGGTCTCGCCCGGTTGGTACGAGGTCTTCTTCAGCGCCCGGGAGCGCCACCGCCTGCCAGAGCACGACCTCGAACTCCTGCCCGACATCGACCCCCTGCTCGACCGCCTCCTCAACAACGACCTGGACGGGCCGGTGGAGTTCGACCTGGCCAACATGGCCATGCGCCTCCGCATCGCCCACTACCACGACCCGTACGCCTCGCTCTCCTGCTCCCGCCTGGAGCCCCAGCCCCACCAGATCTTCGTCGCCCACAAGGCCGTCCAGTCCGCCCTCTATCCCCGCATGCTCCTGGCCGACGACGTTGGCCTTGGCAAGACGATCGAGGCCGGCCTCATCCTGAAAGAGCTGAAGGCGCGCGGCCTGGTGAAGCGCACCCTCATCGTCGCCCCCGCCAG
This genomic window from Symbiobacterium terraclitae contains:
- a CDS encoding ATP-binding protein gives rise to the protein MTLFPREQVVGIFRGFSQGGMEFHADLVLPYRSEFQSIPMHGQFLVVQLEHQNEGVLGRITSTTADGRLAQGQGEDYGLRVIAEDREIPEDLRDQYLKYRVNIRVLGVLREAGGKIVFAPSQRRLPHVGSRVAFLSPDLLREVAGHNLEGAELGFLALGEFIYAKGDPRLTQEDWMQVKEPVVVPRFPIRQLVSRRSFVFARAGFGKSNLNKLLFAGLYEETPTVSKRGGRQVPVGTIIFDPDGEYFWPDDKNRPGLCDVPYLKDRIVVFTNREAPSPFYRSFVAGGIKLDIRRLRPADVISIALSPEKQDQQNVRKLKGLNDEAWAQLVDAIAEEGNSTDLNLVKRLLRLEEGQDAEALAARANMTTIVKMLHDRSSQMLDMLLAALKQGCICVVDVSQLRGSSALVLSGLILNHIFQHNQEQFTRAEPDTIPTIAVIEEAQSVLGPGGGSGAEPYIAWVKEGRKYDLGAVMITQQPGSIATEILSQGDNWFVFHLISAADLAALKRANSHFSDDLLSSLLNEPIPGHCIFWSSSGGKPYPVPIRVFSFEERYQVLDADGSRGAVPTYAQELREQFGAILARRAEPAAGRQTVRADAAQGVSADGSEWEEAGEAGSEVPGSGATDLGGPDGEQGPDVLNEALRRAFAAARGDRWLMHDLTHGGVPWMRVVRAIEHNLPDKWLDRNNLAYQNVRRFLNETFGEGNWGTERRPKKDGSGDTTYVFVHGEPDE